A DNA window from Centroberyx gerrardi isolate f3 chromosome 3, fCenGer3.hap1.cur.20231027, whole genome shotgun sequence contains the following coding sequences:
- the soul5l gene encoding uncharacterized protein soul5l, with protein MVLRVRAAARGKDAYGTGTMAFISVLAVLALVVSAEGGVGPSSNTSFCTESKECLEYELICKTDEYEVRHYSPTRWVSTDAEAYFMGVGAAMAFRRLFQYITGANEGGIQMEMTAPVLVKIPEETKMWEPAIYTLNFPLPAAYQDKPPTPTNDKLYFTEMPDMDVYVRSYGGWMLSVTSRLHAHLLTKELERVHAPCNRTYHYGVGYDSPLKLLNRHNEVWYVAEGEPVCTDPQEPTPAHTPTPTPTQTVTDSPTDTPPDSPPHTLSDSPSLAPSNLSSYTPSNSSSQTPSNAPSLPPSHTPASASSHLPSEATFSNPPTSAQVPVEPTTNSSDPVPASPALDPQADVALWNNTAHSSLDTQADSDPVVEPVDTH; from the exons GTGGAAAGGACGCATACGGCACCGGGACAAT GGCGTTCATCTCAGTCTTGGCGGTGTTGGCTCTGGTGGTTTCAGCTGAAGGCGGTGTAGG ACCAAGTTCCAACACCAGCTTTTGCACTGAGTCAAAGGAGTGCCTGGAGTATGAGCTGATTTGCAAAACAGATGAATATGAG gtgcgACACTACAGCCCGACCCGCTGGGTGTCAACAGATGCCGAAGCTTATTTTATGGGAGTGGGTGCAGCCATGGCCTTCAGGAGACTTTTCCAGTACATCACTGGAGCCAATGAAGGAG GCATCCAGATGGAGATGACTGCCCCTGTCCTGGTCAAGATCCCTGAGGAGACCAAGATGTGGGAGCCAGCTATCTACACTCTCAACTTCCCACTCCCTGCAGCCTATCAGGACAAGCCGCCCACACCCACCAATGACAAG CTGTATTTCACAGAGATGCCAGACATGGATGTTTATGTGAGGAGCTATGGAGGCTGGATGCTGTCAGTCACCTCCAGGCTACATGCCCACCTGCTGACTAAAGAACTGGAGAGAGTACACGCTCCCTGTAACCGCACCTACCACTATGGAGTAGGCTATGACAG tccccTGAAGCTGCTGAACAGGCACAACGAGGTGTGGTATGTGGCCGAGGGGGAGCCCGTTTGCACCGACCCACAGGAGCCCACCCCTGcgcacacacccacgcccacacccacacagactGTGACCGACTCTCCCACCGACACGCCGCCTGACTCTCCCCCGCACACGCTGTCCGACTCGCCCTCGCTCGCGCCGTCCAACCTGTCCTCATATACGCCATCCAATTCTTCCTCACAGACGCCCTCCAAcgcaccctccctccccccgtcTCACACCCCCGCTAGCGCCTCGTCCCACTTACCGTCCGAGGCCACGTTCAGCAACCCCCCCACCTCCGCCCAGGTCCCGGTGGAACCAACAACCAACTCGTCCGATCCCGTGCCGGCGAGCCCCGCCCTGGACCCCCAGGCTGATGTCGCCCTCTGgaacaacacagcacacagctcTCTGGATACACAAGCTGACAGCGACCCTGTGGTTGAGCCAGTTGACACTCATTAG